Proteins found in one Salvia splendens isolate huo1 chromosome 10, SspV2, whole genome shotgun sequence genomic segment:
- the LOC121752595 gene encoding AP2-like ethylene-responsive transcription factor At1g16060, translated as MAKLSPHKNSNINSNNTTNLNVVNGVAMKPKRTRKTIPRDSPPKRSSIYRGVTRHRWTGRYEAHLWDKNCWNEAQNKKGRQVYLGAYDDEGAAARSYDLAALKYWGRDTILNFPVSTYEKEIVEMARQSREEYIGSLRRKSSGFSRGVSKYRGVARHHHNGRWEARIGRVFGNKYLYLGTYATQEEAAIAYDMAAIEYRGLNAVTNFDLSRYIKWLKPNATADAAAASASASTSTSTNPNNTGSCHDSASLPPLHQARPLISEARPATATSALGLLLQSSKFKELMAAEYPSSTQFQPPPVVEDHEQHQALFDESNDYCTYNEDIYVDFSSMMHHPIPPPFHSLQHLEEDL; from the exons ATGGCCAAATTATCACCACATAAGAATTCCAACATCAATAGTAATAACACTACTAATTTGAATGTTGTGAATGGCGTCGCAATGAAGCCCAAACGCACCAGGAAAACCATTCCTAGAGACTCTCCACCTAAACGCAGCTCCATCTATCGTGGTGTAACAAG GCATCGTTGGACCGGTCGGTATGAAGCACATTTGTGGGACAAGAATTGTTGGAACGAGGCGCAGAATAAGAAGGGAAGACAAG TTTATCTTG GTGCTTATGATGATGAAGGGGCTGCTGCTCGATCTTATGATCTAGCTGCACTTAAGTATTGGGGGCGAGATACCATTCTCAATTTTCCG GTATCGACTTATGAAAAAGAGATAGTAGAAATGGCGCGTCAATCCAGAGAAGAATACATTGGATCATTGAGAAG GAAAAGTAGTGGATTTTCTAGGGGAGTCTCTAAGTATAGAGGAGTTGCCAg ACACCATCATAATGGAAGATGGGAAGCTCGAATCGGAAGAGTTTTTGGAAATAAGTACCTTTACCTTGGAACTTATG CTACACAAGAAGAGGCTGCAATAGCATATGACATGGCAGCCATAGAATACCGTGGACTGAACGCCGTGACCAACTTCGATCTCAGCCGCTACATAAAATGGCTAAAACCTAACGCTACCGCCGACGCAGCTGCAGCCTCGGCCTcggcctccacctccacctcaacCAACCCCAACAACACTGGCTCATGCCATGACTCTGCCTCCCTACCACCCCTCCACCAAGCTCGTCCTCTGATATCTGAGGCGCGGCCGGCAACGGCCACTTCGGCACTAGGGCTTCTGCTGCAATCTTCCAAGTTCAAAGAACTGATGGCGGCGGAGTACCCTTCTTCCACTCAATTTCAACCCCCGCCAGTGGTTGAAGATCATGAGCAGCACCAAGCCTTGTTTGATGAATCCAATGATTACTGCACCTACAATGAAGATATCTATGTGGATTTTAGCTCTATGATGCACCACCCAATTCCGCCGCCCTTCCATTCACTCCAACACTTGGAGGAGGACCTATGA
- the LOC121752006 gene encoding 50S ribosomal protein L35, chloroplastic-like, which produces MATATMAAIFSFRHTPLAPHCAKVPSTLLIKKRALSLNLSSSRSICGLRPLVLTKTLNTSTTVGRIPQPLTVVCAKGYKMKTHKASAKRFRVTGSGKIMRRRAGKQHLLRKKNTKRRLRLSKSIQVDRSDYDNVIGALPYLKVNRAN; this is translated from the exons ATGGCTACTGCAACAATGGCTGCCATCTTTTCTTTCCGCCACACCCCGCTTGCTCCGCACTGCGCAAAAGTCCCATCCACGCTGTTAATCAAGAAACGCGCCTTGTCCCTTAATCTCAGTTCCTCCCGCTCCATTTGCGGCCTCCGCCCCCTCGTTCTCACCAAAACCCTCAATACCTCCACCACAGTTGGAAGAATTCCGCAACCGCTCACGGTGGTGTGCGCGAAAGGCTACAAAATGAAGACCCACAAG GCTTCGGCTAAGCGGTTTCGCGTGACGGGGAGCGGGAAGATAATGAGGAGGAGAGCAGGGAAGCAGCATTTGCTCAGGAAGAAGAATACCAAGAGGAGATTGAGACTCTCTAAATCG ATCCAAGTTGATCGCAGTGACTACGACAACGTGATAGGCGCCTTGCCGTATTTGAAAGTAAACCGAGCCAACTGA